Sequence from the Phragmites australis chromosome 6, lpPhrAust1.1, whole genome shotgun sequence genome:
aaagtatccatgattAGCATGACCGAGGACAGCTTTCAggttaagatcatgttgctgcgaatctagttggaaaaaccgtatcagccacttgcacacacccgcaATGATCCTCTAATTAGCTTTACTAatacccttcatgacatgatgaaatccagacagatctacactgTTAGGatcgtacctaatttcaccctcaccataatgtatctaaaaaattaatttatctgtcatccctgaaaacatcagcaaatataaccaatgttaagaccgacaaactatatttctcaatattggaaataaaaaatttaccgatattgattcatacataacaataggttcttcaataatacccataaccaaacttacctacaaatattactctatacaatctacatttaatagccatcctaccatgtcggaattaatattcacagtatactagtattttctaaaccctacaTCCTAGGTCATACCATTATCATACAGTACTAATTCCTATGTCACACAATGCTACCCTAtaattattactctatacaatctacatattcaaaactatcatactacaaataatattttgtatttcattgctatcctaccatgtcgtaagtaatattgacaattttctactaaatacagcattttctaaaccctaggtcatacatgtctaaaccctatgtcatacagtgctactgtacttattaacaacaataaaagtataCAAGAACTTACCagaaagtgatcttcaaatccgcgaatcaaatgcagcagggcttcgccgcgctctcttcctctcctctcctctcttctcctctcctccctcttcagagctttctcttttttcggattaaaatgaggatttaccCTCAATTTTTGCCCTTTTTCTAGAGAAGGTAGGAGGGGGAGGCGGGCGGGCAGCCTCCTTaccaccccctgagagggcagCAAGGGgccgtaaccgccctctcaggggacgGTAAGGGCACGGCGTGGACGGGCAGGTTctagccgccctctcaggggtggttaggccacccgccctctcagagggctgcagccccctcagacgtctagttttgcaatttttttcacgaggaatctatttatttaaatttttaaggaaaaatataaaaaaactcacttttttatcGGGATATGctattagatgtattagtcgaTCAGTTTCTTATCACaatttacttaatttttttcttatatagtaaatatgtacatagcatgatgctataattttttatttttattttacttttctcttattttttctcacctcagcaacactagaataggaaacattgtatatttctgcttaagtttgatgtaaggggtggcggctatggataTAAATATGTGTTccgaaaatagtgcagaaacttcaaagggcgagaactcaatcttctaggccgtttttggcctcaaaaaattcatcAAACCTGGCAAAATTGGGgagaaatagatgtaactttttttgttgatgtccatagagtaaaaaaaaagtcaaaatcgaagtctgtatacaaaagttatgcctattttaccgaaTGTCACTCCGGGTCACATATCAAATTACAATTTGGCAAAAAACAGTTAtaaatgatgggtcataaccatgagccgtcacttatgatagcataagtaacgggtcacggttatgaaccgtcacttatgaccttcggcaaaaaatgttaaaaggataaaatatctagttTCCTTCAGAACGCACGTGAGGGTGTGATGGTAAAGGGCGACGCCCACGAGTGGAGGTCGCAAGTTCGATTCCTACGGAACGCAGAGTTTAAAAACAGTGTAAAAAATAGCATGTGACACGTGACGAGTGGTGATGGCCCGTGTGTTGGGATGGCTCGagtgaaatatatttttttgacttttttcgtgtcTGAAAAATACGAAAAACATTCATcactcataagtgacgagtcataactcatcacttatgaatttttataagtgtgtgacccatcacttatgacatgcattagtgacgggtcaagttgtaatctatcaccaatgaccttattagtgatgggtccttatccatcacttataattAGTTATAGTGATACGTTTAGGTGATGAGTGCAGGATCCATCATCTATAatggttatcacccgtcacttatgacatttttttttcttcatatagTGATACATTGCTTGGTAGCAGCACACAGCATGTGCATCATTAGTAGTGTTTATGAATGATTTTTGAAAGGGTATGAAAATAAAGATGAACTATGTTCCAGGCAGGATTTAAAAATTCATTTGACAACCAAAATGTGGAGGTCAGCGAATGCATGAAATTCGGTAAGAATTTGGCTGAATTCACTTGGTCAAACTGGTTTGACCGTGATAAAACCTACTGAATCAACCGAGCAAAAACCGACCGCATTTTCCGAGTTACCGACCAAAATTTTCACATTGGCCGCATTTCGGTTGAAGTAGTTAAAAACCATTTCAATTTCTCAATTTACCGAGAGCAATTGTTGAATATTagtaaagttcaagaaaaacagaaaaaatcacaaaacatttagaaaaaatagaaacaaatatgtCATGACATttgccatattttttttaatctctatCATCTACTACATGCATATATCATACATAAATTGTCATTCCATTGTAAATCCTTTTTTATTCAACAAatgtgaaaatttatttctattttttatgattctGTATGTGTGGTTTGGAATCATTTTGCGgattcaaaaattatgaaaccatttTTTTAACCTTCTTACATGATTGtctgtcttttaaaaatacatgaactcatgaaatagttattttaacgtgcatgattgagtaaatgtgttcgGGCCGTTTCggcctttttaattttttggcttttttcAGTCTATCAATGTTTAAGCATATATTTcctgatgcaaacgatattttttttgaaatttttttcacagatagtcttagaattctctagttttttatggaatttttatttttattttttcaaatctGATTTGATTTTTTGAACTCAAATATGAATTTTGGTTGTATTACAAAACCGGACCGCACTGATTTGACCTCATTTCATGGTTTTCAACCTATTTTCGTCGAATTTTTTAACCCTAGTTCCAGTGAGAAAGCACCTGTACACAGGTGCTTGCCGATGCGAGAtcctccttgctgctgctacCTCGATACATGTTGTACATAGGCGCCTCTTGTGTGTATTTATCTTAATTTTCCCACATTCCTGTAGTTCAAAGACTTTGTTCTCTTTGACTGTTCATTTGATTCCTTGGTTGTGAGTTCAAGACTGAATATGTACGAACTTCAGCTGTAAATCAAATAGTACGTTTGTAAAGGTTCCTTGCAGTTAGCATTTTCGGTCCAGTACGCCGTACGGATCGAATGACACATTACTGTTGGAACTTACATCCATGCCCTTACAGCCACGTAAGACCAATCCCAACCGTTTCTTTTACTTCTCACTTCAAAATCTCTTGACGGCAGGATTCCCTTCCCATATTTATTTCCTTCAGAATTCTACACtccaacaacattcccttcccTGTTCCCTTCCCCAACAGACTTCAATATTATATAATTCTTTTAACCCGATCCGTATTTTCACTTGTGATGCGTATATATGGTACATGTACGGTCGTATGCAGTACGGGTGAGATTGGTGCCTGCGTACAAGGCTTCCCGCGGAAGAAAATGTGGTACATTTCGACTGCCTTGCCAAGGAAGCTACTCACGGTTGGCTTCGAAGGGAGATTCGTAGCACTATAAAAGGGGTCAGCCGCCTTAAATGGGAGTCACACTTCTTTCACGTATTGCATGTACACAATGAACTCTTCAGATTCGGAGGAAATGCTAATGTTCTCCTCGCATTCGAGTGACAAAGAggagctgcttttgcttctaGCCATCGAGGAGGAACAAGCAGCAGCGGCGGGTCGGAGCCGGCAGTGTGGGTCCGTGCTGGGCCATACGGTCATAGACCATCGCCACCGCGAAGGTGCTGCTAGGCTCTACAACGACTACTTCACCGACAACCCTGTGTACGTTGATGTCCTGTTCCGGCGGAGGTAAGTTTGTATTCGTAATGCAGGACGTATGCAACAACCGACACTTAATAACGAATGTTTATGGAACCAGGTTTCGTATGACGCGTCGTTTGTTCATGAGAATTGCGGCCGCTGTGGAGCAGCATGACGCATGGTTCCGGCAGAGCAGGGATGCAACCGGGAAGCTCGGCCTTGGCCCTTTGCAAAAAATGACTGCGGCGATCCGTCAACTAGCATACGGAGTCAGTTCCGATGCAGTTGATGAGTATGTGCGGATCGGGGCAAGCACGGCGATGCTGGCATTGCGGAAGTTTGTGCAGGCTATTGTCGAGCTGTTCTCAGATGAATATCTACGTGCTCCCACTGAAGCGGATACCGCTCGCCTCTTGGTCGAAGGCGAGCGGCgagggttccccgggatgctGGGGAGCATCGACTGCATGCATTGGGTATGGAAGAACTGTCTAAAAGTGTGGCATGGCACATATACGGACCATCCTCGCAAGCCTTCAATAGTTTTGGAGGCCGTAGCATCGTACGATTTATGAAtttggcatgctttctttggGGTACTACCTCGGCGACGGCATTTACCCCAAATGGGCGACCATAGTGAAGGCAATTCCTGCACCAAGAGGCAACAAGAGCATCCATTTCTCTGCCATGCAAGCATCTGTCCGCAGGGATGTTGAACGTGCATTTGGTGTCTTGCAATCTAGGTTTGCTATTGTTCGTGGACCTACTAGAGTATGGGATCAAAACACACTGCATAATATAATGACCGCATGTATCattatgcacaacatgataattgagGACGAACATGTAAGCGCTTTGACGGAGCAGGTGTTCGACTTCATGGGGGAGCCAACTCCAGTGCATCGAGATGCTGATCAAGGAGTCATGCATTATGTTGAAGCCACTCAAGCTATCAGGAACCGTGCAATGCACCACCAATTACGTGACGACCTTGCTGAGCACCTCTGGAGCCTGCATGGAGCACAGTAGCTGCCTACCAATTAAGTATTCTATAATTTAGTTTGTTGCATCTATTATGGGTTTTATGTCCTATGGTACTTATTGTTTCGAAGCTTCTATAATTTAGTATGTATCGTGCATCAATGTTGGTAGTGTGAACTGAGATGTTCGGCTCCTGTGATATGTCTTCAATTAGCAGTCAATGTAGCAACTTCTATGCATAAATTCATGAAGTACCGGCCATCCTACCTTGCATGTTTGATCACAGAAAGAAGAACTAATTGTCTCACATAAATGTTACAATGAAAAGTTCTATGCATAAATCCATCAACTACTGGCCATGCAATGTTGCAAGGTTGCACACGGAAACAAGAACTAGTTGTCTCAGATTAATATTACAATGCGAAGTAAACAACCGTCGTTTGGAAAACTATTTGTAATGCGAGAAACGAAAGCTAAAATGTGCGAACGCAGGAAACAACAGATGTCCTTCAGTACATGAAACAAGTGGCCTACGGATGATCCTCTAGGAGCTTCCACTGTGCCAATATGTCTTCTTGGCGCTTCCTGTAGTACTCACGTAGTGGCCCGCTAACACTGTCAAAGTCCACCTTCATAATACGTTCGTCTTGATCATTCACTCGGACCGTCGCTTGCAGCCGCATCACCTTGAGCTGTTCCTTCTTCAACTCGACCATAACCTTCTTCGTTTCGCTGAGGTCCTGCAGGTGTCGTTCATACATACCTCCAAAAACGGTTGGAAGTGGCGAGGTGGACGGTGACTTGCGCGCATGGGCAGCTTTGGCTTGGTCACGGCCAATAGGGCGGGGAAGGTCCGTGGAAGCGTTTGAAGC
This genomic interval carries:
- the LOC133923188 gene encoding uncharacterized protein LOC133923188; the protein is MNSSDSEEMLMFSSHSSDKEELLLLLAIEEEQAAAAGRSRQCGSVLGHTVIDHRHREGAARLYNDYFTDNPVYVDVLFRRRFRMTRRLFMRIAAAVEQHDAWFRQSRDATGKLGLGPLQKMTAAIRQLAYGVSSDAVDEYVRIGASTAMLALRKFVQAIVELFSDEYLRAPTEADTARLLVEGERRGFPGMLGSIDCMHWVFDFMGEPTPVHRDADQGVMHYVEATQAIRNRAMHHQLRDDLAEHLWSLHGAQ